One Rhododendron vialii isolate Sample 1 chromosome 2a, ASM3025357v1 genomic region harbors:
- the LOC131312301 gene encoding uncharacterized protein LOC131312301 codes for MTRKTGTGLLERFKKLFTVEFEGAIDPSDAEEWLKSVERVLKAMGVTDAQKVTLATFSLKGSAWDWWESFERQWIAPLPGVIPAVPQVVTWERFVKGFNDHYFPKSWKLDQEVAFIELRQNGMTVPEYEARFAKLSKYAPDLVNTEEKRCQRFRKGLSLKVATRLTTYEQEEYARLVEMARRVGKDIQDYNDSRESYKKSKTEGAAFGKSGGGTSKGRGQKSQVTRTQDFGKSQGGSTGWWKGKAEQGPSRQTVSGATTMTRRCFNCGSTDHLMRDCLNTTKGFRCFTCGEVGHMAVQCPRVQAPVASSVGSVQGGKGGGAGSSTAPGRVFAITRHGAQASQEVVTGTLVISSTYARVLLDPRFTHSFVSNTFIKHLDKPAKLLNIALAISTPVGEVVVVNVCYASCGLVVGGKRLLVDLLPLDMTDFGVLLGMDFLSGYHDVMDCFSKEVIFQLSNSDKVKFCGDSVVSSTSIILAFKAKSLMSKGCKGYIAYVVDTEKKAPTLEEIPIVNEFEDVFPDELPGIVLDREVEFTIELLPGTNPISITPYHMAPAELLELKVQLKELLDRGFIQPSISPWGAPVLFVKKKDGSMRICIDYRQLNKVTVRNQYPLPRIDDLFDQLHGATVFSKIDLRSGYHQIKVRDNDVIKTAFRTRYGHYEFLVMPFGLTNAPAVFMDLMNRVFRSFLDTFVIVFIDDILIYSRTKEEHEDHLRIVLQVLRDNHLFGKLSKCTFWLDSVEFLGHVISSNGVCGNPKKIEAVVNWESPKNVSEIRSFLGLAGYYRKFIHGFSAIALPMTKLTRKDVKVLWSDECENSFLELKKRLVSAPVLTIPIGTEDLVVTPTLHCKDWVVF; via the coding sequence ATGACTCGTAAAACGGGCACTGGTTTActtgaaaggttcaaaaagcTATTCACTGTGGAGTTTGAGGGGGCAATTGACCCCAGTGATGCTGAGGAATGGCTTAAATCTGTGGAGCGGGTGTTAAAGGCTATGGGAGTGACCGACGCACAAAAGGTGACATTAGCAACTTTTAGCTTGAAAGGTAGTGCTTGGGATTGGTGGGAGTCGTTTGAGAGGCAGTGGATTGCCCCTCTGCCAGGAGTTATACCGGCGGTGCCGCAAGTGGTGACGTGGGAGCGCTTTGTTAAAGGGTTCAATGATCACTATTTTCCGAAGAGTTGGAAGTTGGACCAGGAAGTGGCATTTATTGAATTGAGGCAGAACGGTATGACTGTTCCAGAGTATGAAGCTAGGTTTGCAAAATTGTCGAAATATGCTCCAGACTTGGTGAATACAGAAGAGAAAAGATGTCAGCGATTTCGAAAAGGGCTTTCATTGAAGGTAGCTACGAGGTTGACTACCTATGAACAAGAGGAATATGCTCGGTTGGTGGAAATGGCTAGGAGGGTAGGGAAGGATATTCAGGACTATAATGATAGCCGGGAGTCATACAAGAAAAGCAAGACAGAAGGAGCGGCATTTGGTAAGTCTGGAGGAGGTACTAGCAAGGGGCGGGGTCAAAAATCTCAGGTTACTAGAACTCAAGATTTCGGGAAATCACAAGGGGGTTCCACGGGGTGGTGGAAGGGGAAGGCAGAACAGGGACCTAGTAGACAAACAGTGAGTGGTGCTACAACAATGACTCGTCGATGTTTTAACTGTGGATCAACGGATCATTTGATGAGGGATTGTCTGAATACAACAAAGGGTTTCAGGTGCTTTACTTGTGGTGAGGTAGGGCACATGGCGGTGCAATGTCCTCGGGTACAAGCACCGGTGGCATCTTCTGTGGGTAGTGTGCAAGGAGGTAAAGGTGGGGGAGCTGGTAGTTCTACAGCACCAGGTAGAGTGTTTGCAATCACACGTCACGGGGCACAGGCTTCGCAAGAGGTAGTGACAGGTACTTTGGTTATTTCTAGTACTTATGCACGTGTGTTGCTAGACCCTAGGTTTACACATTCTTTTGTATCTAATACTTTCATTAAACATTTAGATAAGCCTGCTAAACTTTTAAATATTGCTTTAGCTATTTCTACACCGGTGGGTGAGGTAGTAGTTGTTAATGTGTGTTATGCGAGTTGTGGATTGGTGGTTGGGGGAAAGAGGTTATTGGTAGATTTGTTACCATTAGATATGACTGACTTTGGAGTGCTTTTGGGTATGGATTTCTTATCGGGGTATCATGACGTCATGGATTGTTTTAGTAAGGAAGTTATATTTCAATTGTCAAATAGCGATAAGGTAAAATTTTGTGGTGATTCAGTAGTGAGTTCTACTAGTATTATTTTGGCATTTAAGGCCAAATCCTTGATGAGTAAGGGTTGTAAGGGGTATATTGCTTATGTGGTTGACACCGAAAAGAAAGCACCTACATTAGAGGAGATACCAATTGTTAATGAGTTTGAGGATGTATTTCCGGATGAGTTGCCGGGTATCGTGCTAGACCGTGAGGTTGAGTTCACTATTGAATTATTGCCAGGTACTAATCCGATATCTATTACTCCATATCATATGGCGCCGGCAGAGTTGCTTGAGTTGAAAGTGCAGTTGAAAGAATTGTTAGATCGGGGTTTCATTCAGCCTAGTATATCGCCGTGGGGTGCACCAGTCTTATTTGTCAAGAAGAAGGATGGTTCCATGCGTATATGTATCGATTATCGACAATTGAACAAGGTGACAGTTCGAAACCAATATCCATTGCCGAGgatagatgatttgtttgatcaattgCACGGGGCTACGGTATTCtccaaaattgatttaagaTCGGGCTATCATCAGATTAAGGTAAGGGACAATGATGTAATAAAGACAGCTTTTCGTACCAGGTATGGTCATTATGAGTTTTTGGTTATGCCGTTCGGTTTGACCAATGCTCCAGCGGTTTTCATGGATTTGATGAATCGGGTATTTCGGTCATTCTTGGATACTTTCGTTATCGTGTTTATCGATGATATACTGATATATTCTCGCACCAAGGAGGAACATGAGGATCATTTACGTATCGTGTTACAGGTCTTACGTGACAATCATTTATTCGGGAAGCTTAGCAAATGTACGTTCTGGTTGGATAGTGTGGAATTCTTGGGGCACGTGATTTCTTCTAATGGAGTTTGTGGGAACCCTAAGAAGATAGAAGCGGTGGTTAATTGGGAGAGTCCCAAAAATGTTTCAGAGATTCGAAGTTTTCTTGGCTTGGCGGGTTATTATCGGAAGTTTATTCATGGCTTTTCTGCTATTGCTTTGCCAATGACAAAGTTGACTAGGAAAGATGTGAAAGTTTTATGGTCTGATGAGTGTGAGAACAGTTTTCTTGAGTTGAAGAAACGATTAGTATCGGCACCAGTTTTGACAATTCCGATTGGTACAGAGGATTTGGTGGTTACACCGACGCTTCATTGCAAGGATTGGGTTGTGTTTTGA
- the LOC131312317 gene encoding uncharacterized protein LOC131312317 codes for MVLCVNFFVSCAVISMMVRSKANARKSVVPPMKVQVKMGAIVHEGSSSHQKQRKPSCFAVYVKDFTRGLKAVFEEDNIIKQTEVMAAMSEWWHEGYLRKKYDKTYSGSSSEEENDEVDVNDEESSEQEGDNCPPRRKKKKKKSTGESKKKKKVPVCQ; via the exons ATGGTTTTATGTGTAAACTTCTTCGTTTCATGTGCAGTTATCTCTATGATGGTACGTTCAAAGGCCAATGCGAGGAAATCAGTAGTACCACCTATGAAAGTGCAGGTCAAGATGGGTGCAATAGTTCACGAGGGAAGTAGTTCACACCAGAAGCAACGGAAACCTAGTTGTTTCGCTGTTTATGT GAAGGATTTTACTCGAGGTTTAAAGGCAGTATTTGAAGAAGACAATATAATAAAACAAACAGAG GTGATGGCAGCCATGTCGGAATGGTGGCATGAGGGATACTTGCGAAAGAAGTACGACAAAACCTATTCTGGATCAAGCAGTGAGGAAGAGAATGATGAGGTCGATGTGAATGATGAGGAATCGAGTGAACAAGAGGGCGACAATTGTCCCCCCCGtcgaaagaagaagaagaagaagagtacaggggagagtaaaaagaagaagaaagtgccGGTATGTCAATAA